In Pseudomonadales bacterium, a single window of DNA contains:
- a CDS encoding PBSX family phage terminase large subunit, translating into MTPESVRVSLPTWCREFARPARFKAAYGGRGSGKSWAVARMILVKAVSSPIRVLCARELQVSIRDSVHRLLCDQIALLGFGDHFETGEGFIRSKAGAEFVFKGLRHNASEIKSTEGLSLAWIEEAQTVSAASWELLTPTVRAPGSEIWATFNPVHASDPTYQRFIVTPSPDTIACRVNWRDNPHFPAELEGERQWMARTDPEAYAHIWEGECRTASTAQVLRGKVAIDAFEPGTDWHGPYYGADWGFAVDPSTLLRVWIHDAKLYVEHEAYGVGVELDHLPALFERVPGSRDHTIRADSARPETISHMVRQNFRVVAAQKGPGSVEHGISHLRSFGQIVIHPRCLHTIEESRLWSYKVDRLSGDVLPDLVDAHNHCWDAIRYALEPVARGVGAAVMVASAGRRNGMPSEFLNGVMSGRRGW; encoded by the coding sequence ATGACGCCTGAATCGGTTCGCGTTTCCCTGCCCACCTGGTGCCGCGAGTTTGCACGCCCGGCCCGGTTCAAGGCCGCCTACGGGGGCAGGGGATCAGGGAAAAGCTGGGCCGTTGCAAGAATGATTCTGGTGAAGGCCGTTTCATCGCCGATCCGCGTGCTATGCGCTCGCGAATTGCAGGTGAGCATCCGTGATTCCGTGCACCGCCTGCTGTGCGACCAGATCGCATTGCTTGGCTTCGGCGATCACTTCGAAACGGGCGAGGGCTTCATTCGCTCGAAGGCCGGCGCTGAATTCGTGTTCAAGGGGTTGCGCCACAACGCATCGGAGATCAAAAGCACCGAGGGGCTTTCGCTGGCGTGGATCGAGGAAGCGCAGACGGTATCAGCCGCAAGCTGGGAGCTGCTGACGCCAACGGTTCGCGCCCCTGGTTCCGAGATCTGGGCGACGTTCAACCCGGTGCACGCCAGTGATCCGACCTATCAGCGGTTCATCGTCACGCCATCACCCGACACCATCGCTTGCCGTGTCAACTGGCGCGACAATCCGCACTTTCCCGCCGAGCTGGAAGGTGAACGTCAATGGATGGCAAGGACCGACCCGGAAGCCTATGCCCACATCTGGGAAGGCGAGTGCAGAACTGCCAGCACGGCGCAAGTTCTGCGCGGCAAGGTAGCAATCGACGCCTTCGAACCCGGCACGGACTGGCACGGCCCCTACTACGGCGCAGACTGGGGCTTCGCTGTGGACCCGTCCACGCTGCTTCGTGTGTGGATTCACGACGCCAAACTGTACGTGGAGCATGAAGCGTATGGGGTTGGCGTGGAACTGGACCACCTGCCCGCACTGTTCGAGCGCGTGCCGGGATCACGAGATCACACCATCCGCGCTGACTCGGCACGGCCGGAGACCATCAGCCACATGGTGCGGCAGAATTTCCGCGTGGTGGCCGCTCAGAAAGGCCCCGGCAGCGTGGAGCACGGCATATCGCACCTGCGCAGTTTCGGGCAGATCGTGATTCACCCGCGCTGCCTGCACACGATCGAAGAATCGCGGCTATGGTCCTACAAGGTGGACCGACTGAGCGGCGACGTGCTGCCCGACCTGGTAGACGCGCACAATCACTGCTGGGATGCGATCCGCTACGCGCTCGAACCCGTTGCCCGTGGGGTTGGTGCCGCCGTCATGGTGGCCAGCGCAGGACGCAGAAACGGCATGCCGTCCGAATTCCTGAATGGCGTTATGTCCGGCCGGCGTGGCTGGTGA
- the csrA gene encoding carbon storage regulator CsrA has protein sequence MLILTRRVGETLMIGDNVAITVLGVKGNQVRLGVNAPKDVTVHREEIYQRIQHEDDDSHGR, from the coding sequence ATGCTCATTTTGACGCGCCGGGTTGGCGAGACGCTGATGATCGGCGACAACGTCGCGATCACGGTGCTGGGCGTCAAGGGCAACCAGGTACGACTCGGTGTCAACGCGCCGAAGGACGTGACCGTACATCGCGAGGAAATCTATCAACGCATCCAGCACGAGGACGACGACTCGCACGGGCGCTGA